CACACGAAGAACATCGCGCGCACGTCGTACGCGCGCAAAGTGGCCAGGATGTCCGGGGTGTAGCGCGGGTCGGGGCCGTCGTCGAAGGTCAGCACCATGCTGCTGCCGCGACCGGTCATGCGCAGGATCGGCTTGTGCCGGACGACGGTCCGGGCGGGCCTGTTGCGCGGCGGGCCGTATCCCGTCATCGGCTGGAGGCGGTGGGCGGAGGGCTTGAGGGCACGGTGCGGCTGCGCGCCGGCGCCCGAGACCGGAGAGGCACTCCGCACCGGCTTCGCGGCCGACTCGGCGGTCAGGAGGCGGGCCGTGCCCGCCGCCCCGGCGGCTCCGAGGACGGCGGCGCCTGCGATCAACACCCGGCGGCGGGTGAGCAGCTGATCCTCTTTCATGATTTATCAGTCACCCGTGGAGAGGCGGCGGAGCTCAGCAACACCGGGGCGGGGCATCGAAAGCACCCGCCTGGACGAGGTCAGCGGTGACGCACCACGGGAAACAGCCATGTCCCACACGGTCGACACCGGTCCCGAAGCGGTGAGCAGGACGCCGGGCGGGCCGAGCGCGTCGATGAAGGCCGCGAAGCCCGCAGGCGCCCTGCCCAGGAGGCTGCCCCGGGACGGAAGGGCGGCCCGCCGGCCCGTCGAGTGGGTTTCCCGGCGCCCCCATGGCGTCGGGACCTGCGGTTTCCGCTAGCCTCGAAGCCGTGGCGGAACAGCAGGGCGCGCAGAGCCCGCATCGATTCGAGCGGGGCACGGACGGTCCCAGGGTCATCGTCGTGGGCATGGACGGCTCCGACTCCTCGCTCCGTGCGGCGGCATACGCCGCCGGCCTGGCCAGGAGGCAGCACGCGCTGCTCGCCGTCGTGTACGTCCAGCCCGTCATGGCGGCGGGGGCGGCACTCGGCGTTCCGGTCGCCGAGACGACCGACGAGATCGCCGAGGACCTCGTCCAGATCATCCGCGACGCGACCGAGCGCCTCCAGGGCACGTTCGAGGTGCGCTGGGAGTTCCACACCTTCCGCGGCGACCCCTACAAAGGCCTGGTCACCGCCGCGGACGAGCTCAAGGCGGACGCCGTGGTGGTCGGCGCCTCGGAGCAGGCGGGACACCGGATCATCGGTTCGGTGGCGGTCCGGCTGGTGAAGGCGGGACGCTGGCCCGTCACCGTGGTGCCCTAAGACTGA
This genomic interval from Streptomyces dengpaensis contains the following:
- a CDS encoding universal stress protein, yielding MASGPAVSASLEAVAEQQGAQSPHRFERGTDGPRVIVVGMDGSDSSLRAAAYAAGLARRQHALLAVVYVQPVMAAGAALGVPVAETTDEIAEDLVQIIRDATERLQGTFEVRWEFHTFRGDPYKGLVTAADELKADAVVVGASEQAGHRIIGSVAVRLVKAGRWPVTVVP